GTGTTCTTTGCCACGGGTTCAACAACGGCTCCTGCTCCTCCTGCTCGGCCGCGTGTTTTGTTTGCGTCAGAGGGAAACGCCTTGTGATGAGTTCCACCATTCTTTGTTTTGATGGCAAGTGAGAGtgatcaactttttttttttttttcttttaatattttgatagttaCTTGGGATTTGAATCTTGAAATCTCACTTAAATTACAAGATTTTTGACACTCAATCGGCTCTCTTTTGCATTCTTTAATTTAAGTTAAATTACAAGATTTTTGACATTCAATGGGCTCGTTTACCTTCTTTAATTTAGGctatttagttatttttcttgcatGTTTACAAAGTTTGACTATGTTTATGtatggcaaaaattatttttgttaactatttaacttatttttactactatttatggactcttactttttggtattttcatggattttactgtactatttcaactaacttttacctttatttatttacaatactttcaacaacaaaaaatttcaatttcagtaaaaatttcagtttcacaTATTCGTTATTGCACGTGTTTTTTTGAAATCGTGTTTTAAAATACAcgatttcacaattttatttaaaatcaatttaaaacaTGATTTGAAAGGAATGTGTGCATTGTGTGCgccacaattttatttaaaatcaatttaaaacaTGATTTGAAAGGAATGTGTGCATTGTGTGCGCCATTATAAGTCTCCATAATTGCATGTATCAATCTAGCTAGAAGATTTTTACCTACaaagatagaaaaataataatgagcACTCAAAAAGCTTTTTGAGTgctcattattatttttctatctttACAAGCTTATCaccattttttataattattttataaatttattcttcttctcctttcctcctttctattttttcttctttttttaaaaatattttctgttaCGGTGTTAAAAGTGGGTGTGTAagattgcattaaaaaaaaaaagtgtgctGGTTGCTGTGGGTCTTCAGTACTACATTTGTTGATTAATAAGATTGCCTTATTCTtccaacaaataaaatttattacttaaaaaaaaaacttgattagatatttgtttttccttctatttaacatacagttttttttttgtggacaaATTACATTGGATCTATTATTCTTTAAGGTGGTTTCAAATCAAACACTATAgtttctaagtttttaaatgcaatcataaaatttaagaaagttACAAATTAAacgatataattttttaatttaaaaaaagatcCTTAAATtgcaaaatcatatataatttgaacccGCAAAGCATAGGGTTTAAATTGATATGATTTTAAAACTTTGTAAGGGTTAATTGATAAATGTCTACAGTCTACTACatgatttaatttgaaactttagggtaggaaattatatttattcttcTTGTTTTTGCTAGTTGCATGGTGATTGATATGTCcaatttgattttggtttggattcAGTATATTTAGTACATTGGACTTGTTGGAATGATGATACATGGCCAAAAGTAGACACAAATCATCATATCGTATGGATTCAGTATAACTAGTTATATTGGACGGAAGCTTTGTTTCTCCAACTTCCATATCAATAATATCAAAAGAGAAAATGgacaattttgaaataaatgttaaaagatTAATAAAAACCAAATGTGGTATTACTCTATATTTATCCATTATTGGCCcatttctttccaaaaaaaaaaaaaggcccatcCAAGATTGCCTTAACCTTTAAAGGGATATCcatattgataatttaatattCCTGTATTTTGAGACGAAACGTGCCGAAAGGAGTATTGTTGATTTCATAGACGGAACCCAAATATATATAGACACTATTAGCACGCAAACACCGAACCCACACGACTGTTAAGTGTTAACAGCTTGACACTAATACTAAAACAGAATGGTGTTAATAAATGTAAATCAACCCAAATCAAATGAACTTGTGATTCTTAACGTGGGTACATTGAAAACCCAATGTATACGAAAACTCATGCCACGTGGCAACAATTTGCGAGAAGATTGCTAGAAAAACTGATTACCAAAACTGGGTCAACTAATTGCCAAGATgtcataattttaatttgattttctattttaattctTAGTTTTCTGAAAATGTCAAAATACTAATTCTTAGTTTTTGCTTCTTACACAGGGTTCAAATATTTTAAGCAAGTTAAAGATTTCAGCCCTTGTAACCCGCCACCATCCACATACCTCACATggccctaattttttttttttttgattaaaagATTGAAGATGGCCCTAATTATGTGGTGCATAAGAGATTAAAACATACTTTCAATATTATGGCATTGTCTAGGGTTTTTGATCAATATCTTGAAATTTCAATCCCATCTTCTACTAATCTActtaaaaaactatcaaaaaaatatttactactaattttattacaaaatttttaacaggAAATGTAATTAGTGTTGAATTAATAatgtaagaaataaaattttgattagtttttatgtttaaaaattgacattGACATTGGTTTTCGAatcttttatctaaaaaaaaatgacactaaTAAGACTTTTTATATGATAAAACTGgtagtatttctaacattatTCTACCGGATTTATGCAAATAACATTTCTCTCACATCTCAACTGGCTTTGGCATCTTCCTAAGATTTAGGTAAAATTTATAGATAATAGATAATAATAGTTACAGTACTTGGATTAAAATTATCTGAAGATTTCATggaattctaaatttttttaccattatccATGTTGAAATTAATAGATTGGATTTTACCATATCACCAACCTTTAAATAAACTTTAACTATCATTCCAAAATAAATGCatggaaagaatttttttttttttttttacacaagatagaatttctactctaacttaatttaagtatataagTGTGTGGATCTCTCTcctagagacttaaaccccaGCCCTTATCTCCCACACTTCACAtacacttatacttatagagtgaccatTGCATCAAAGATGTGCAGTGGTTTAAAGTTAATTAGAAACTCTAGAACTTAATGGTTATATAGTTAATCATTCCACTTTCCTCTTTAGGACAAAAGCAGTTACTTTTACAGTTACAGTTTAATGGTTACAGTTTTACGCGTAGCTACTCTTTCTTCTCTTGCTCATGCAGAGAAACCCTTCTTCTTCTATGAGAGAGATAACTATTCATGCACGTAATCCCTTGTTTAAAAAGCCCTCCATGTATAAACGGAATATGCTTGAGAGTTTTTGAAGAAATCTGTCTGTCTATCTTCATTGTCCGTGTATCAAATTGTTGCCTTGTGTTTGTGAAATTCAGAATCTCCCTTGCTTTTCCCATACTccaactttattaataataacttacgtGAAGAAACATTTCCTTATTATGTTACCACAACAAAGATGATCTTCTCAATcacttttgtttatataaattttagagtTTGAGAAGATTATAAACCATCTTTCCCTGCAACATTTCTGGGTTTGATTAATGcacatcatcaaaaaatattagaGAAACCATGTTATCCATTACAAATATCTTGAGGTGTCAAAGAccaataacaaaacaaatctcAGTTCGAATTTTGATACGTAATTGGCACAAAGAAGCAATTCCAGTGGTATGGGAAAAGCCTGAAAAAGGGTGGACTAAGTTGAACTTTGATGGGTCTTCCAAAGGTAAAGCAAACAAGGCCAGCATTGGAGGGGTGTTTAGAAACCACAAGGCTGAATTCATACTTGGCTATGCAGAATCCATAGGAAGGGCTAATAGCACCATTGCTGAATTGGCTGCACTTCGACGAGGCCTTGAATTGGTGCTCGAAAACGGTTGGAACGACGTGTGGCTTGAAGGAGATGCCAAGACATTGATTGATATTATTGCAAAAAGGAGACAGGTTAAATCCACAGAAGTGCAAAGGCATGTTAGTGACATAAATTTGATTATATTGGAGCTCGACAATTGCCTTGTGACTCATGTATATAGAGAGGGTAATAGAGCTGCTGATAAATTTGCTCAGATTGGCCATCATATGAAGAAGCCTGGAATTTGGAGGAATGCACCTCCTGATGAACTTTTAGCCATTATGAAAGAAGATGCTGAGGGAAAGACTGTACTTCGATTAAGATAAGCAAATTAATTATAGGACTACCtagttttgtttatttgttagtTTGTACATTTATTGCTAGGAAGATATATATAGTAATTCTTCATTTTTCATGTGTAAGATGCTTAACATTTCTAAGCATCTTTCATCATGGTCAATTACTTGTATATATATGCAGTTCATTGGATACCCAAAATGtatttagttgtaattttttttttattgaaatgtaATTGTACAAAGTAGTGTTTATGCACTACAAAATTGATCTAGGCCCTTTCTTATAATGTCagatttctcatatatatatatatatatatatatatatatatatatatatatatatatatatatatatatatatatatagtttgtcaaaacaaaaaaagttataaaaggGGACCCCTTTTGACTTTTTACAACAATACAATTTAATCATTTCTGTTCAtaacaaaataacaatttaaTCATTTCCGTAGTACTATGGGCGTGCCATACCATCAAAAATGAGTTTAGAATGTCCCTTTCATCTCATTTTGCTTTCTGAGTTTTCTtcaaatttacttaaaataacTCATTTCAGCTCAccaaatttacttaaaataacTCATGTGATGATAATTCTTATTGACACGCCTTATATGTAAATggaaaatgatttcattttcaTGGATCTTCTAcatgactttattttttttggagaaaaaaatatgTTGTGCACAAAGTTTTGGTCCTCCTTTCCTGTCACAACTTCAAAAAAGCGGTACCCTTTTCATAATGCCATATGTAGCTCCAAGATGAAGTTGTTTCCCTATAGGATTTCATGCATAGTCACGACACATTAGTCGGTGTCAGTTTTCTACCACAATATGTAATACTACCACTGCCACTTCATTTTATATGATAGAACTCTTACAAACACAAAGCAATTATCATAGAAAAAACgccataaatttttaaaagaaagagacGCTGCAGTTGTGGGTCAACTATTGCAATGAGAAACACAAAATCGAGTACTTTTTTCGTCTTTTCCAGACATCTGAAAGCCCTAAACTAGATGacatgtatatatacatacttAAAAATTATGCATACAGGACAGAGATCCACCAACCACTTAAAGGTCCCTTTCCAAACATGTGCTATGAAAATGTCAAGCTTATGAAAACGTCAATAGGATACTTAAATAACCTTACCAACCATATGGGAATGAATGAAAAACGAACAGATGGGACTATTATTTTGGTATACCTGTCAAGAATGAGACAGTTGGGGTGCTTGAGAAGAAACTAATATAGTACAAGATATAAGATTCCAGTACAATTTACTAGTACAAATCTGAAATCTCATATTGATAAAGCATTTTTACATTTGGTCTAGCAGCCTGGTATAGAGTTGCTCTAGCTCTGAATCTGGCAAGTAAAAAATTGTAGTACAAATCGTGTACTACACTATAGAGGCttctttgcatatatatatacatacaaatTTTAATGCACCAAGATGCTTAATTTGATGTGATTCAGTTTTGAGTAAGCATTGGAGACTCCCAGATTGAAGAAACATCATTGAGTGCAGCGTTGATGAAAGTGTGTGTCTGTTTCCTATCTTCTATAGGGAGAATCATGGGCCAGTATTGTGGGACAATTTCATTAGCGCTGCACTCAATCATGTTTTTTTGCTATATGGGGACAATGCTACAGAGAAACCTAAACATCACaggttctttcttcttcacttgttttattttttttaaggctcCCTTTTTCGTTTGGAAAGAGCAAATCTTGAAATTGTTCAGAATAATGAAATTGGCTTCCTTTTAacattcattttatatatacatatatatcgAATTTCTGATAAATTCTTCGCATGTTTCGTGAATAGTCAGGACATTAAAGAACATCTAAAGAGTCATTTAGAGAATTGGCCTGACTTTATCTCTACCGTTCCGTTTGAAGAAATGAAGGATTCCAAAGATTCGATATCTTTTTAGTTGTTGAATCTTTCTTGGATTGATCCATATGAGATATTCCGAATTCCCATTAttaatggaatgaaaatgatctctaaattgattttctatatatatgcaAGTTGCAACCAAGTTTTGACCCAAGGAGAGGgaaaatgtgaaatttttttcttataacgTTTTCAATATACCATTTTGCAGGAAATAGATACCAACAAGCAAGTCCTCTCAAAATATAGCTTACAAGCATGAACagctttttcatcttttttttttccttttttctttttaacaagCGAACACCTAGAGCCTTAATGCAACTGCACATTATCTACAATTCagagaaaaattaatttctctctttattttccaGAAATGATGGATTGGTCATGAACTAAGAAGACTACtgttttcaacccaaaaaaaaaaaagaccgcTGTTGCAAATTGTCCTCGTATGATGATCAGCCAGATTCAAACAATGCAGTATTAATTTATAGTGAAGCATTGGGACCAGAAATAAATTAGCCCTCTATAATATAGAGTTCAATTGAGCTTCTCGAGATATGCTTAAACATagcacactttttttttgggttattgcATTCTTTACTGTCACATAGTTTTGTATATCAATTATCAAACAGTAAGTTCATTCAATTCTGTGTATCCACATCATGGTCATCAATGACGATTGACAAAGTGTACCAAGAAATATATTCCATTTATTAATCTGAGTCATATTATAAGAACACGGTTcgttttactattatttttgctATTTGGAAATCCATTTTTGGCTACTGCAATGCCTCAAAGGCACCTTTAATTTATGTCAATAGCCATGAACAAGGATGAAGCAGCAGCATTCAATTTAGATTTACACGAACTTTGAACCCAATGACTCAAATGAATCTATGCAAATTCTAAACACGAACTTCGCAATGTTGATTTTTCTGTATGGTCAGACTCCTTGTTTTCTGGAACAAGCTTTTGTCCATGATGTTATTGTTAGCTTGAGATCTTAATGAAGTTTGGCagttttcccataaaaaaaaaaaaaaaaattctaacccGTCTGTGTATCATATCtgttttatataaaagaaaatgaaatcccACACCTATGACCTAACCATCTCAGAATGACACACGATGAATTGCAGCCAAGCCCTTTACTATATTTAGCAGGCCCCATGTTAACAAAGTGAGAAATTCCTTTTCGTTTTCTTTAGGTTAGTAAGTGAGAAATTCATTTCATTAGCAAAGTTTATGAAAATGGTTCATGTCACATCCCCTTGATGAGAATTAATTCAGCTACACGAATTAGAAAAGGACGTCATAGATTTCAAATCCTATCGaatctaccaaaaaaatcagCTATACACTGCCAAACAAGCCTCTACACCAACAAAATCTGCTGTACCGTGCACCAAAATGGAGTCTGATTGTTTGACAAAAAACTTTGTAATCATACGATACAACTCCAAATATGGACAGAAACTTTCAGATCAAACTTTACATATATGACACAAAAATAATGCAGATGGCAATCTTTCAATGAATTGCACACACTTTATAGTGCCTATTCTATAAGATATAGATTGATAAATTTAACCCAATAGAGTAGGTAACCAGTTAACCCCAgatcaaccaaaaaataaaaaagactcaTTCCTCACTGGTTACTGCATTTCCTACTCATTGCATTACCTATAATTGGTCCCAAAGCTTATAACATTGTCAAGAACATTAATTAAAGCATATTAATATGCTATATTGCTTTGCTTTCACTCCCCCACATCAAATTAGACCATATCAAATATGAAACAATaataccaaaacaaacaaaaattctccaatttcttcaATTTACCAACAAAATTTGCTTCCAGAatcactccaaaaaaaaaaataataataagcacaaaaaccaaaaatttataatcTGCTTTGAGATTGACAGTCTGCTATAAAAGATAAAATCTGCTACTAACGAAAACAAAATCTGAAAGAGTCGTGATTCGTGGCAATTACACTGATCCTGATCCCCACTTGTGatcaaaaaattgaagaaatcgAGACCAAATTGGACTCTTTATTTCCCGTTAATTACGGAATATGCCATCTCTCTAGACTCTAGACTCCAATCTCTCACAATAAATACTCACCGAAGAGATaacagaaaatatatatatatatattaaataaattacgaacgccctttttctttttctctgacCCCAAAAATCTCAGCCACTTCTCGTTTTTTCTCACTCCCCAGCAAAATTTTCTcgagaaaatttcaattttccgagaaaattataaaaaaatttgcaatggAGGAAGAGGAGGCTCTGGCGGACCATCTGCGGTGTAGCCGTACGGACGGTCGGCAATGGCGGTGCAAGAGGAGAGTGATGGAGAACATGAAGCTCTGCGAGATTCACTATCTCCAAGGCCGTCACAGGCAGTACAAGGAGAAAGTACCGGAGTCTCTGAAGCTccagaggaagaagaagagcaagAAATCGCAGGGCGGTAAAGAGACGACGGCTTCTTCGGAGTTTGGGATTAGGGTAGAGAGAGTGAAGATGAAGCGGAAGGTGAAGAAACCGTCGAGGGTTTCGGGCTCGGAGGCGGCGTTGCTGGACGAGACATTGCGGAAGATGAGGTCGAAGAAGAAAGGGAATTTGCAGCTGGAGCTGATCAGAATGGTGCTCAAGAGAGActtggagaagaagaagaagaacaacaagaagaagaagaacaagaaaagcGAATTTTCTTcggtgaagatgaagaagaatatGAAGACGAAGCAGAATGAGATTGAATTGGAGGACAAcagcgaagaagaagaagaagagttgacGAGACAATTGCCGAACGGAGTTATGGCGATATCGCCGGTGCCGTCGCCTTCGCCGCGGAATTTCAACAATGTAGATGGAAATTGCGATGTGAAAGTAGGAGTGGAGAACGGAGTGGTCAGGCGGCGGTGTTTCCGGTCCAAGAACATCGAGCCTTTGCCGTTCGGCACAATGCAGGTACTAATtgtggtttttacttttttttttctttgtttgtgtttatttgctttttgattggttttgttgaatgtaGCTCATGCCTTGTGGTCGGAATGTGGCGGAATCAAGGAGGGGAAAGAGGAAGAGGAGGTGCCATTGGTGTCGAAGAAGCGGCTCGTTGAGTCTTGTCTCGTGTTCCAGTTGTCAGAAAGAGTTCTTCTGTGCGGATTGCATCAAAGAACGGTTTGTTTGATTCGCTCACTcggcttttgttttttgatttaattgaaaatgattATCAATGTTCTGTTTTGTGTTGAGTTTAGCTAAATTGTGTGTAGTATAATGTGGGTTGTTGCTACAAATGTTCAATTTATTGGTGCAGTGTTGAGACTAAGAAAAGAATGGAGAAGAATGGTTATATTATATAGTGCAAGTGCGAGATcatgaaagaaaagaatgaaacgAGTTTTGAATGATAAAAATCAGTGCAGGATGTATTTAAATCCTTATGTCAATCAAAGGCATAAAGAATTTATGTCTAGCCACTTTAGTTAACTATTTACCTATTTCCTTATCCAATTTTGTATATCACACTTTTGAAAACAATGACATAAACCACAATAGGTAGGATAATTAGTTAGGGATCAAGCCATATGAAGTAAAGGTTACTAGTTAGCAATTCCCCGTCCCCTCCCCTTGGGGGCCAGAACTTACTTAGGAAAGCAAAAAACAGTTTGGGAGATAATATTGGATCCTACAGGTAAAAATTCCCTTATCTATATTATATCTTTTCCCTTTCAAGCTTAAAACGATTTTGTCTTAACATGGTTTCAAAAGGCATGTCATATAATGATGCATTTCAGCTTGTGAATGTACGAGTAGGCCCAACTCTTAACTCATAAGTGGACTAGGATAAAGAATCTTTTAGAAAAGGTCCTCCTACTGAAAAATAGGAGGTtagctaaaattattttataaagaacacaataacctagatagtaataaaaaaaatgtagtagtAATATTAACATGTAAACACAAACGCACATGCACTTGCACAGGCATAGATAGAGAAAAGAGTGGTCAATTCTTTATATTGCAGCCAACACTGGCAAAGAAATCATCCCTTTGAAAGCCTTTTTTTTAAGAGGAGGAGAAGCAAAACCATTCATTCATTCATGGTTTTTCATTTAGAACTGTTTATAGAACTTTGTGTGTGCAGCCTCCTCCCGTGCTTTCTTTCAAACTATTCCTACActtcataatttatatatttttcccaacttatttattgaaattatatatGAGTGAAACATCTTTATGCCCCTTAGCAACATTATCTAAACTTATTTCCAGGTCACTGAAccaattgattttatttaggTATTCTGATACTCAAGAAGATGTTAAGATGGCGTGTCCAGTCTGTCGTGGAACTTGCACCTGTAAGGATTGTTCAGCTAATCAATCTAAAGACAGAGAAAGTAAGGTCTGACATCAAAGTTGGCTGATAGGTGAATTATGCATGCTTGTTTCAATTTTGAGTGCTGATTCTTCAATTTCTGTATATGCATTGTTTCAGGATTCTTTAGGGGAGGAAAATAACGCCGAAAAAATACTGCGTTTCCATTATTTGATCTGTATGCTTCTTCCTGTATTAAAACGAATGAACCACGACCGGAGTGTTGAGCTTGAAACAGAGGCAATAACAAATGGTAGTGACAATGATTCTCCACTTATTGATGTTTTGTGCCTCACCTTATAATCATTTTCTGATGTATCTGTGTGCAACAGGGAAGAAAACTTCCGAAGTTCATATCAAGGAGTCTGAATTTGGCTGCAATGAGCAAAATTGCTGGTATGTTATATTCTTCTTGAAAGTTTTGGTATCATTGATGGAATTTGACTAATTTGTCTTTTGTTGTCTGTCTTTTGCATGATATGACTTGGGGCACAGCAATAACTGCAAAACTTCTATTGTGGATCTCCATAGAAGCTGTCCAAATTGTTCATATAATCTCTGTTTAGGTTGTTGTAAGGATTTTTGTCGTGGGAGCTTCACTGGAAGAATTGACACATTTATTTCAAAGAACTCAAATGGAAGGAAAGCTTGTATATCTGGTGACGAGCAACTTTCACTGAAGAAGCTGGCCAAGCAAAATTCTGGTACATTCCTTTCCTCATCTGCTTCAGTGTCTGACTGGAAAGCTTGTAATGCTAATGGTAGGATATCCTGTCCTCCTGCGGAATTTGGTGGTTGTGGTGATAGCTTCCTTGATTTGAGATGTGTTTTTTCCTTGAGTTGGATCAAAGAGCTGGAAGTAAGTGCTGAAGAAATAGTTTGCAGCTATGAGGTTCCAGAAGCTTTTGACACATCTTCACGCTGCTCAGTATGTCTTGACATAGATCATAAAGCCGATGGAATTGAGCATTTGCAAGAAGCAGCTGCAAGAGAAGATTCTGTTGACAATTATCTGTATTACCCCACACTTCTGGACATTCACAATGATAAGCTTGAACACTTTCAGAAACATTGGGGTAGAGGCCATCCTGTAATAGTTCGTAACGTGCTTCAGTCTGCATCAGATTTGAACTGGGATCCAGTAGTCATGTTCTGCACTTATCTTGAGCAAAGCATTGCCAgatatgagaataataaagatTTTCTCGAAGCTACCAATTGCTTGGATTGGTGCGAGGTCAGTGTATTCCCATTAAAATATATGCCATGTTAGAATGTGATATACTTTTTTGCATTCATGTTAAAATTGTTAGGATGAAATCATGGTTCTTATTCATAGTTTTTGTTTGCTTCATGTATCCTGATTTTGTCATGGCAGGTAGAAATTGGTATCAGGCAGTATTTTATGGGTTCTCTGAATGGGCAAACACATAAGAATACGTGGCAAGAGAAGTTTAAATTGAAGGGTTGGCTTTCTTCGCATTTATTTCAAGAACAATTTCCATCTCATTATGCTCAAATAATCCACTCTTTACCACTTCAAGAATATATGAATCCTATATCTGGTCTTCTAAATTTAGCTGCGAAGTTGCCTCAGGAAATCCCAAAGCCGGACCTAGGTCCATGTGTCTATATTTCCTATGGCTATGCTGAGGAACATGTACAGGCTGATTCCGTGGCAAAACTATGCTATGACTCGTATGATGTGGTATGCCTAGTTCTTTCTCCCAGCATTGTGATCAAATTTACTATTCATCTCTTGAATTTTggatttatgcattttttttggggtcaaaacCACTCTATTTTactcaattgaaaaagaaatgctCTGTTTCTTACTTAATTGACAATTTTTAACCTCCCCCACCCCCACCTCTTTTCctgaaggaaaaagaaaacctatCATTTATGGATGATCAGATTTCCATTATCTTTGCCATAatgtgtgttatatatatatgctgaTCAAAGATTTTAGTTGAAGTTCTCATCCTTTTGAGAATAAGCTTCAGTTGAAACATGCATGCTCTTTAGTATGACCTTCCTTATTCTCTCTGCAGGTTCCTTGTGCTATAATGTGACAATGTCCAATAGTTCATGTAACCAAGCCATGATGTGTTCAGTGGTGCCCTTATC
The sequence above is drawn from the Castanea sativa cultivar Marrone di Chiusa Pesio chromosome 5, ASM4071231v1 genome and encodes:
- the LOC142636116 gene encoding lysine-specific demethylase JMJ28 isoform X5 encodes the protein MEEEEALADHLRCSRTDGRQWRCKRRVMENMKLCEIHYLQGRHRQYKEKVPESLKLQRKKKSKKSQGGKETTASSEFGIRVERVKMKRKVKKPSRVSGSEAALLDETLRKMRSKKKGNLQLELIRMVLKRDLEKKKKNNKKKKNKKSEFSSVKMKKNMKTKQNEIELEDNSEEEEEELTRQLPNGVMAISPVPSPSPRNFNNVDGNCDVKVGVENGVVRRRCFRSKNIEPLPFGTMQLMPCGRNVAESRRGKRKRRCHWCRRSGSLSLVSCSSCQKEFFCADCIKERYSDTQEDVKMACPVCRGTCTCKDCSANQSKDRESKDSLGEENNAEKILRFHYLICMLLPVLKRMNHDRSVELETEAITNGKKTSEVHIKESEFGCNEQNCCNNCKTSIVDLHRSCPNCSYNLCLGCCKDFCRGSFTGRIDTFISKNSNGRKACISGDEQLSLKKLAKQNSGTFLSSSASVSDWKACNANGRISCPPAEFGGCGDSFLDLRCVFSLSWIKELEVSAEEIVCSYEVPEAFDTSSRCSVCLDIDHKADGIEHLQEAAAREDSVDNYLYYPTLLDIHNDKLEHFQKHWGRGHPVIVRNVLQSASDLNWDPVVMFCTYLEQSIARYENNKDFLEATNCLDWCEVEIGIRQYFMGSLNGQTHKNTWQEKFKLKGWLSSHLFQEQFPSHYAQIIHSLPLQEYMNPISGLLNLAAKLPQEIPKPDLGPCVYISYGYAEEHVQADSVAKLCYDSYDVVNILAHTTDAPISAEQLSKIRKLLKKHNSQCQRESSRTTDQIKANKVNKKLSNGENIEDSGLQNMIGEEMHLRKRVARVSCFSPASHEECVRSLKNSKMSEDEGYDSDSDFDTEASLSSNGPVLSSRTSDKRKLGNHSQNSNSYRKKLLSESPGAQWDVFRRQDVPKLIEYLQRHTNEFSHMSGLHKHVVHPILDQSVFLDTTHKMRLKEEFGIEPWTFEQRIGEAVIIPAGCPYQIRNPKSCVHVVLDFVSPENVTECIHLIDEVRLLPEDHKAKVDKLEVKKMALHGISAAVKEIRDLTCTMF
- the LOC142636116 gene encoding lysine-specific demethylase JMJ28 isoform X6, translating into MEEEEALADHLRCSRTDGRQWRCKRRVMENMKLCEIHYLQGRHRQYKEKVPESLKLQRKKKSKKSQGGKETTASSEFGIRVERVKMKRKVKKPSRVSGSEAALLDETLRKMRSKKKGNLQLELIRMVLKRDLEKKKKNNKKKKNKKSEFSSVKMKKNMKTKQNEIELEDNSEEEEEELTRQLPNGVMAISPVPSPSPRNFNNVDGNCDVKVGVENGVVRRRCFRSKNIEPLPFGTMQLMPCGRNVAESRRGKRKRRCHWCRRSGSLSLVSCSSCQKEFFCADCIKERYSDTQEDVKMACPVCRGTCTCKDCSANQSKDRESKDSLGEENNAEKILRFHYLICMLLPVLKRMNHDRSVELETEAITNGKKTSEVHIKESEFGCNEQNCCNNCKTSIVDLHRSCPNCSYNLCLGCCKDFCRGSFTGRIDTFISKNSNGRKACISGDEQLSLKKLAKQNSGTFLSSSASVSDWKACNANGRISCPPAEFGGCGDSFLDLRCVFSLSWIKELEVSAEEIVCSYEVPEAFDTSSRCSVCLDIDHKADGIEHLQEAAAREDSVDNYLYYPTLLDIHNDKLEHFQKHWGRGHPVIVRNVLQSASDLNWDPVVMFCTYLEQSIARYENNKDFLEATNCLDWCEVEIGIRQYFMGSLNGQTHKNTWQEKFKLKGWLSSHLFQEQFPSHYAQIIHSLPLQEYMNPISGLLNLAAKLPQEIPKPDLGPCVYISYGYAEEHVQADSVAKLCYDSYDVVNILAHTTDAPISAEQLSKIRKLLKKHNSQCQRESSRTTDQIKANKVNKKLSNGENIEDSGLQNMIGEEMHLRKRVARVSCFSPASHEECVRSLKNSKMSEDEGYDSDSDFDTEASLSSNGPVLSSRTSDKRKLGNHSQNSNSYRKKLLSESPGAQWDVFRRQDVPKLIEYLQRHTNEFSHMSGLHKHVVHPILDQSVFLDTTHKMRLKEEFGIEPWTFEQRIGEAVIIPAGCPYQIRNPKSCVHVVLDFVSPENVTECIHLIDEVRLLPEDHKAKVDKLEVKKMALHGISAAVKEIRDLTCTM